The DNA window ACACGCATGCGGAAGCGCTGTGGTCCGCCGAATGGTTCCTGGCGTAGCCGTTCGCCGATGGTGGCTGTCACCTCATCGAGGGGGGCATCGAGCGCGATGCGATCCGGCCAGCGATCGGGGCGGCGATCCTGATCGCAGATGCCGACGAACAGCGTCATGTGCCAGCTGGAGGGCGGCAGCAGCGTGTAAGCGTGGGATGCCGATGCCGCTCGCAGGCGGTCGTAGAGGCGGTCGAGCTTTTCCACCAGCGCCCGCTCGGCGGCGACATGACAGACGATGGTGCTGCCCGGATAGGTGCGGACCTTGCCGTCCGCGTGGAATTTCCGCCCGACATCGAGCGGCTTTACCGTGGAAATCGCCATTTTCGTCAGTCCGTGATTGAGGTTTGAATGGGGGCGATCTGGTCCATCAGGGCCGGGGTGCCGGCCATGACCCAGAGGCCCTGCGGTTTGAGTTCGCCGCCCCAGCGGACGTTGAGGCCCGCTTCGGCGCAAATGACGACGCCGCCGGCCAGATCCCAAAGGCTGGTGTAGCGCTCGATGTAGCCATCGACGCGGCCAAGGGCGGCAAAGCCCAGCGAGATTGAGGCGCAGCGGAAGCCGGTCACCCCCCAGCGCGCCTTGCGCAGATGAAGCTCCACTTCGGCGATGGCTTCCGGCGTCCAGCGGGTGTTCTCGCCGACGGCGACCACGCGCGCCGCGTCGAAGCGGGCGTCGCGGCTGGCCGGCTTGCCGTCCACCCAGAGGCCGGAGCCCGTCTCGGCCGACAGCGTCAGGCCGAGGACCGGATAGTGGATGACGCCGAGGTCGGGCTGGCCGTCGCGCATGTGGGCCAGCGAAATGCCCCACAGCGGGCTGCCGCGCAGGAAGTTGGCCGTGCCGTCGATCGGGTCGACCACCCAGCAGTCGTCGGACGCCTCGCCACCGTATTCCTCGCCCACCAGCGGCTGACCGGGAAAGGCTATCCTTAATTCGCACTTGAAGAAGCGCTCGATGTCGCGATCGGCTTCGGAGACGAAGTCCATCGGCGCCTTGGCGGAGAGGCTAAGGTCTTCCCGGGCCTGAAACAGGCGCAGGGCGCGCCGGCCGGCTTCGGCCATCAGCGCGTTGGCCGCCGCGTGCCTTGCAGAGAGCGGGCGGGTCATGGGCGGAGATCGGCGACGTTGGAGAGAATGGTCTGCACGCCCCCGGCGATCAGACGGCGCGCCTCGGCGAGGTCGTCGATGGTTGCGGTGGCAAACTCGATGCCGCTGGCGTTAAGGCGCGCCAGGGCCTCGGCATCCAGAAGGTCGCTGGTGCAATGGAGGATCTGGCAGTTGACGGCGCGGAGCAGCGCCTCGGGGTCCTTGGGCGGGACCACCACGGCGAAGGCGCGCGGCACGTCCGGCAGCAGTTCGGCGGCCCGCGCCAGGGCGACGCGCGAGAAGCTGGTGATGAACAGGCGTCCGCGCCCCTCGGGCCACAGCCGCTTGAGCTCAGTGCAGGCGATCTCGGCGGTCTCCCAGTCGTCGCCGGCCGTCGGCTTCAGCTCGACCTGCAACGACAGGTCCTCTTCCAGCACGGTTTCAAGCAGCTCCGCGAAGGTCGGGATGCGCTCGCCGGCAAATTCCGGCGCGAACCAGCTGCCGGCGTCTAGCTTGCGGATCTCGTCAAACGTCATGCCGGCGACAAGGCCGTGGCCGTCGGTGGTGCGGTCGACGGTGTCGTCATGGATGATGACGGGGCGCTGGTCGCGCGTCAGCTTGACGTCGATTTCCACCCATTCGGCGCCGCGCCGTTTGGCCTCGCGCATGGCGGCGAGCGTGTTCTCGGGGGCGTGGGCGCTGGCGCCGCGATGGGCGATCAGGCGCTCGACGACAAAAGGATTCTGTGCGGACATGGGAGCGAAAACAGCCTTGCTAGTTGGAGGATGATAGGTTTCAGAGCCTGAGCTGAAATTCGCTGGGGTGCGGCAGGTGGCGACGGCTTCGAGAACCGGAGCGCAGCGGACTTCCTGTCCGTGAGCACCGGAAGCGCAGAAGACTAAGCCAAATGCCCGCCCCAGTAGAATTTCCGCTCAGGCTCTCAGAGTTTGCCCATGCCGCCGGCCATCAGATCGTCGCGCATGATGCGGCCGGCGGCGATGAACACCACAAGGACCGGCAGCAGCAGGATGAGCGACACGATGGCGGCCAGCGGGAACTGGAGCGAATAGGGGTCGAGGTAGGTGTAGAGCTTGGTCGGCAGCGTCTGAATGACCGGCGCGCCGGTGACGAAGGTCTTGTCGAATTCCTCAAAGGAACCGACGAAGGACAGGAGGCCGCCGGCCATCAGGCCGGGAACGGCCAGCGGCAGGATCAGGCGGTGGAGAATGGCCAGGGGACCGGCGCCCAGCGATCGGGCGGCATGGATCAACTCGTCCGGCAGCGTCTCGAAACTGGCGGTCATCAGGCGGATCATCAGCGGTAGCGTGCCGATGGTCTGAACCAGGATCACCCCGAAGGTCGTGTAGGCGATGCCGAGCGTCAGCAGCACCTGGCCGACGCTGACGCCGACGACGATGCCGGGGATGATGCTCGGCGCCAGGATGAATAGTTCCAGCGCCCGCTTGCCGCGCATCGGTGTCTTGGCCATGGCCCAGGCGGTGGGCAGGGCAAGGGCGGTGGTGAGAAGGGTGACGCCGACGGCGATCAGCAGGCTGTTGAACGTGGCGCGACCGATGCCGTCATCGCCGAGAACCTGTCGCCAGTTGTCGAGCGAGAGCGTATCCGGCAGCAGATTGGGGTAGCTCCAGCGTCCAGAGAGGCTCCAGACGACCAGCAGGATTACCGGCAGAGCGACGGTGACGGCGAGCGCCAGGAACAGGGTGGTGGCGACCAGCGGCCGCCGGGGTTCCATCGTCGGCGAACGGTCGGTCATCGACTGTCTCCCTTGGCCGCGCCGACGTTGGAGGTCAGGGCGTAGTAGGCGATGAGAACGGCGAAGGCGAAGGCCGACAGCACCATGCCGATGGCGAAAACCTGGCCCATGTCGCCCTCGGCGAAAGCGCGCACCATGCGCACCGACAGCGGCAGCGGGTTGGGGGCACCGACCAGGTCGGGGATGGCAAACGAGCCCATGGAGCCGATGAAGGTCAGAAGCACCGCCGCCGTGATGCCCGGCAGGGCCAGCGGCAGCTCGACGCGCAGGAAGGTGCGGATCGAGCCGGCGCCGAGCGTGCGAGCGGCCTGGCGGATGTCCTCGGGAATGGCGGCGAAGGCGCCGGTGATCACCAGCGTCATGAACGGCAGCTGCTTCCAGGTGGTGGCGGCGATGACGCCGATGCCCCAGGGGTCGCGAACCATCTTGGGTAGCTTGAGGCCAAGCGGCAGCAGCAGACGATCAAAAAAGCCGCCCTGTTCGATCAGCGTCAGCACCAGGAGCGCGACGATGATGCCGGGCACCGCCATCGGGATCTTGTAGAGGCCGTTGAACAGCTTTCGGCCGGCAAAATGCCGTCGCAGTGCCAGCGCCAGCCCGATCGCCAGCACCAGCGTGACGACGACCGGCACCACCCCGTAGTAGAGCGAGGTGGCGAGGCTGCGCAGCAAGACCGCGCTGGTGAAGATGCGGGCGTAGAACTTGAGGGTGAGGGCCGGATCGTCGCCGACGAGGCCGAAGCTGCCCAGCAGCGCCGTCAGCAAGGGAAATCCGAACAGCGCGATGAGGAAGCCGGCGCCGGGCAGCAGCAATAGCGCGAGCTCAAGGCGCGGACGGCGATGGAGGCCGATCATGCCGCCGCTCCCGCCGTTTCGGCCAGAAGCGATACCGGTCCGGTCACGCTCACGGCCACGCGGGCGCCGATCTCCAACAGCGCCTCGCCGCCGGAGCGGCTGGCCTTCAGGTTGAAATCGGCGATGCGCACCACATAGTTGGCCTGCGCGCCCATGAAGGAGACGGCGGTGATTTCGCCATGTCCGCCGGCGTCCGGGGCGAGCGCCAGGTTCTCGGGGCGCAGCGACACGACGGCCGGCCCCCGGTGATCGCTGTCGAGCGGCACCCCGTCGCCCCAGGGCAGGCGCGCCTGCCGGCTCGCGGTGTCAACCGGCAACAGGTTGGTCTGGCCGAGAAAGCTGGCGGTGAACACGTGGCGCGGGTTGCGATAGAGCGAAACCGGCGTGCCGATCTCCACCACTTCACCGGCGTTCATCACCACGATGCGGTCCGACATCGCCATGGCCTCCGCCTGATCGTGGGTGACGTAGAGGCTGGTCGAGCCGGTCTGGCGATGCAGCGCCACCAGATCGTGGCGCAGGCTGTCGCGCAGCTTGGCGTCGAGATTGCTGAGCGGCTCGTCGAGCAGCATCAGGGCCGGCTGCATGACGATGGCGCGAGCCAGTGCCACGCGCTGCTGCTGGCCGCCAGACAATTGGCGCGGCATGCGGTCGACGTAGGCGGCGAGATTGCAGATTTCGAGCGCATGCTCGAGGCGGCGGCGCTGCTCCTCCCGTGGCACCTTGCGCATCTCCAGCCCGAAGGCGAGGTTCTTGCGCACCGACATGTGCGGGAACAACGCATAGGACTGGAAGACCATGGCGATGTCGCGCTTGTCGGGCGGCAGCGCGTCGATGCGCTTGCCGGCGAGGACGATCTCGCCGCTCGATGCCTCGGTGATGCCCATGAGGATGCGCAAGAGCGTCGACTTGCCGCAACCGGATGGGCCGAGGACCGTGACGAATTCGCCCTTTTCGACCTCAAGGGAGGTGGGGTGCAGGGCGACGGTGTCGCCGAAGCGCTTGCCGACGGAATGGAGCTGAAGCTCGGCCATGGGTCTCGTCTCAAATTGCCATGAAGGGATGGGGGCGATGGCCTCCATCCCGTTTGGCGGGACTTCAGGGGGAAGGCGACGTCAGCGCTTGGACAGGATCTTCTCGTCGAGCGCCTTGGCCAGCGCGTTGGCCATCGGCCAGTTGGCCGGCACCGACAGAGACGGGTAGACCGCGTCGGGCAACAGATACTTGCGCGTTTCGGCCGATACCTTGGTGGCGTCGAAATCGTTGCGTGGTGAGCGCGACGCCTTGGTTTCCATCTTGTAGGCCTGGAACTCCATGCCGAAGGCTTCGTTGATCAGCAACATGGCCGCCGCCGGATGCACGGCGTTGGTCGGAACGAAGAAGGCATCGCCGCTGCCGACCTGGCCGTTTTTCAACAGCGTCAGGCGGAAGCTTTCCGGCAGCTGCTTGGCGCGCAGGAAGGTCAGCACCTGATCTTCCCAGACGGTGCCGATCGCAGCCTGCTTGTTGTTGATCAGGTTGAGCGTGTCGGCGTTGCCGTTGGTCAGCTCGGCGCTATCGAGCAGCTTGCCGAAATAATCCCACACCGGGGTGAGGCAGGTGTCGTTGAGGGCGAAATCCTCGTTGTCGTCCTTGGTCTTGCTGTAGTCGAGAAGGCGGGCCCGACAGTCGCCGGTGGTGTAGTTGAGCGCCGCCGAGAACAGGAAGCCGCCGCCCGAACCACCCTTGGCCGGCAGCGTCATGGCAAATTGGTGCGGATGGCTGGTCGACCAGGCGAGCAGCGCGTCGAAATCCTTGGGCAGGTCGGCGTCCGACACCACGGCGCTGTCGTAGCCGATGGCGGTCTGGTTGCGATGAACGATCGGGTAGGTGCCGTGCACATCGACGCCGAACACCACGTCCTTGAACTGGCTCTGAACGGTGGCAAGGTTGGGCAGGATGGCGCCGAGGTTGACGTTGCCGATCACGCCGGACGGCGCCAGGATGGGATAGTCGCCACCACCGGCGAAATAGGCATCGACCGGCGAGTCCTGCCCGGCCTTCTGGACGGCGATCAGTTGCTGGTCGGCCTGATCGCCCTTCACGTCGGAATAGACGACCTTGATGCCGTATTTGGCTTCAAAGCGCTTGAGAAGACCTTCATTCCAGGTGTCGGCAAAGCTGCCGGCGAAGTTGTACATGACAACGGTGCCCTCGGCTTTGGCGAGCGGAACGACCACGTCATAGAAGGTGTCGCGGGTGACGGCCGCCAGCTCGGGGCTGGCGTGCTTCAGGCCGGGCTGGGCATCGGCCAGCGACGGAGTGGCGATCAAACAGGTGGTTGCGAGGGCAAAGGCGGTGAGACGGTTCATCGTGGGCTCCCGGGGTGGGTTGGGCGGCTGCCGATGATTACTACCCATCGTATGTAATATTTATATGACGCTTCTTCCGAGGCGGTGAAGAGCCGTTCCTATGGGGTGAGATCGCTGGCGGCGCGGGTTGATTTTGCCGTCATTGGCAGGGCTCGCTGTGGCAGGTGACATAAATCACCGGCGCGGGTAGTTTGTCCTAAAGCCAACGAGTCTCTCAGTGATCAGCAGCGTCGCCAGTCCGCCATCTCCTCTGCCCTCCAGTGAACGCTGGGTGCTGGACGTCATCCGGCGGTTCGAGCCGATCGCCCGCTCCGACCTGACGCAACACGTCGATCTGGCCCAGCAGTCGGTGCATCGCATCGTCGAAACGCTGGTCGGGCGCGGGCTGGTGCGGGCGGGGGCGCCGTTGAAGCGCGGCCGTGGCCAGCCGAGCGCGGTGCTGGAACTCCAGCGTGATGCCGTCTTCTCGATCGGCATCTCGGTGAATACCGATTCGATCACCATCTGCCTGGTCGATCTGGCCTGTCGAACGGTGGAGCAGATCACTCTGCGCGAACCACCGCTCAGCCGCGGCGTGTCGCTGGAGGCGATCAGGGATGCCATCGATCGCATCGTGCGCCGCAACGCGGTGGCGTCCGAGAGGATCATCGGCATCGGGTTTGCCATATCAGGTTATTTTGTACCCGACGGGGGTATTAATGCCCCGGAACCCTTGCGAGACTGGTCGCTCGTCGACCTGAAGCCGGAGTTCGAAGCCTATTTCCGGCTACCGATCTGGGTGGAGAACAACGCGACCACCGGCGCCATCGGTGAAAAGATGCGCGGTGCCGGACTGTGGGCGCGCAGCTTTGCCTATTTCTCCTTCAACTACGGCTTCGGCATGGGGTTGATCCTGGACGGCAAGCCCTATTTCGGCTCCCATCGCAACGCCGGCGAGATGCGGATGTACCGCCCCGACGACGAGGGAGAGAACCGGCCCGCCCTCAGGTATCTGATCGACGAACTCCGCCGGAACGGCATCCGGATCGATTCCGTCGCCGACCTCAAGGAGCGCTTTGATCCCTCTTGGCCTGGCGTAGAGGCCTGGGTCGAGCGTGTCATGCCGCAGCTCGATCGCGCCGTGAACGCGGTTACCGGCGTGGTGGATCCGGAAGCCATCGTCTACGGCGGCCAGATCCCGCGCGAATTGGGGCAGATGCTGATCGAGCGCACGACCCACTGGGGCGGCTGGCGCTATGGCGTGGCGCAGGCGCTGCCGAAACTGGTTCTGTCGGAAGCCAATGTCGATCCAGCGGCGGCCGGCGCCGCCATGCTGCCACTCGACGCGGTGTTTTTTCCCTGAGAGCCAGTCTCGAAATTCTACTGGGTCGGGCACTGAGAGCCGGTGGAGTGTCGTTTCATTCCAATGCAAAAAACGCCGGTCATGATGGCCGGCGTTTTCAATGGCTTCGAGCAGCGCTGAGAACTCATCTCGGCGATGCTTGAAGGTGGACCACACCTTCGATGACGACTATTGCGGAATACGCGGCTCGTCTCCCAAGGTCGCCGAGCTTGCCGCCTGCTGGGCGTCGTAGCCCATACGATCGGAGATCGAAAACGGTGCTCCGATGCACCGGCTGTCGGCCTGTCTGTAGACCAGCCTGTCGTCCACAATCGTGCCGACGTAACGGCCGTGCGGGCCGAAGACCTTGTCACCGCGACGCTGGCCAACCGCCATGCCGGAGCTGGTGAAGATGTAGAACTCGTCCTCCTGAAGTGGAAGTCCATTCTTTGTATATAAACCCATGATTGGCCTCCCGATCTTTTTGGGTTTTGCGAGGGCGTTGATGCGACGGTCGGTCACATCGCAGTATTGGAGTGACTTGACGTTCCGGAATAAATCTCAATTTTTTCCGGATGATCGCGGAATTCTACTGCCGCCCACCCGCCAACGACCGTTTGCGGGACGTCGTCTGCCAACACAAACAACGCGGACAGTGTGCGATCATTCCGTCGAAGACGCATCCTATCAATTGGCAGCACGTAGAAGTCGCAAGGTCAGCTGCCAGTCATAGCTGCGGGTGTGCGTCCTGCCGCGTGTGGCGTCCGGCTGTGGCATCACAGAAGGGTAGAGGGTGGGGCAGTTGGTCGTCGGAGATCCGCCGATATCTGCCCGAACGAACGCTGCCGGGCGATAGCCGGCGCGTAAACCGCGATCCCGCCTTGCCAACCCGCCGCACAACGGCGCGCTCGGTTGGGCGCGCTCATAGCGAAGCCACGGCACGGTGGATATCAGTCGATCACGGGAAGTTGAATGCTACTCCGCCCATAACAACATGCCCCGCTCCATCTGGATGGGATGGAACGAGGCATGCGTTTCCTCGACCCGATGACGCGACCCACTCTAAATAAAGGGGGCGCGACGATCAGTCTTCGTGCGGCGCTCATGGGATTACCGCAACGACAGGCAGGCAATTTTCAGTTCTGGAGGTCACTCAAGGAAGTTAATGTCCAGCGAATTCTTGCCTCAATCGAGGATCGATTGCGTAAGTTCACCGGTCACCTCCTTTCGTTTGTTGCAGACAAACAGGAGCATGAACCCGATTTCAAAAGGCTGCAAGTCAAAAAGCAAAGCTGACTGTCGTTATCCGTATTCGATCAGACCCATTGCTAGGCGGAGTGCGATCGCGGGGCCGCGGCGATAAATCAAACTGACACAAGCCGTTAACGTTCAAGTTACGCCGGCCCGATGTCAGCGCACCTCATCGGCAATGCCGGGTGAACGATCAGCCGGCTATCCCCTTGCATTGACGTTATCTGGACACGATTTTATACGAACGAACGTTCGTTCTCATTTTCGGGCGCTCTTGGGGGAGCCTTCATGAACTTCACTGCGCCTCAGCGATCCGAGGTCCAATCCACGCAGCAGGACGAGCGACGCGCCCATATTCTGGACGCGGCGCGCACGTGCTTCTCGCGGGCCGGCTTTCATCGCACGTCGATGCAGGAGATCTGCGCCGAGGCGAAGATGAGCCCCGGCGGGCTCTACCGCTATTTCGTTTCCAAGGACGCCATCATCGAGGCGATCGCCGAGGAGGAGCAGCGGGCCGGCCGGCGCATTCTGGAAGTGATGCTGGAACCGGGCACGCTGCACGACCGCCTGCTGCGCTGCGGCCTTGCCTACATCGACCAGATGCGCGACCGCCGGGCGGTGCAGATGATGCTCGAGGTCTATGTCGAGAGCATGCGCAACACGGCGGTCGGCGCCTTTTTTGCCAAGTGCGAAGAGGAAAACCGCAAGCTGATGTACTCCGTCTTCGCCGAGTCCAAGGCGACGGGCGAGATCGCCGCCGACGCCGATGTCGACACCATCATGATGACGCTGGTCGCTTTTGCCGATGGCGTCATCCTGCGCATGGGCCTCAACCCCGACTACGATGTGGAGCGCGCCGAGACCATCCTGTCGCGCGTCGTCACGGCGGTATTGGAAAATGAAGCGTCGGTGGGCCCGTTCCCCTTGGAAAGCCGGGGATGAAGCCACATGTGTTCGCGGATTAACTTTTGTTCATGTTTTGTGGCCGGCACGGATCGGTCACGGGGACGTTCACCAATGAAGTTCTGGGTCATGCCTCTGGCCGGCGCGTTGCTGGCAACCACGATCGTAACGTTGCCGGCGCTGGCCGAAGACACCGTCGGCGCGCCGGCGACCCAACAGGTGGTGCCGACCGTCAGCGTCGTCAAAGCCGGCCGGCAGGCGCTCAGCCAGAAGGTGGTCGTCACCGGAACGCTGGTGGCGCGCGAACAGGTGCTGGTGACACCGGGCATCGAGGGGCTGAAGATCGAGAGCATCGCCTTCGACGCCGGTGACCGGGTGGAGGAGGGCGCTGTGCTGGCGCGCCTCGCCGTCGATACCATCGACGTGCAACTGGCCCAGAACACCTCGCAGCTTGCCTCCGCCGATGCCCAGATCGCCCAGGCGCGTGCCCAGATCACCTCCGCCGAGGCGTCGGCGACCCAGACGGCCCAGGCCTTCCAGCGCGGGCAGGACTTGGTGAAAACCAACGCCATCGCCAAGGAAGATTTCGACCAGCGGCAGTTGGCGACCGCGCAGGCAAAAGCGCAGGTGCTGGTCGCCCGGGAGACGCTGGCCTCCGCCGAAGCCGGGCGCAAGCTCGTGGAAGCGCAGCGGGCCGAGCTCGAACTGCGCCGCTCCAAGACCGAAATCAAGGCGCCGCGCGCCGGCCTCATCCTCAGCCGCAGCGCCGTGGTTGGGCAGGTGGCGGCGGCCAGCGGCACCCCGCTGTTCGTCATTGCCGAGAACGGCGACATCGAACTCGATGCCGACGTGACCGAGACGCTGCTGCCCGAGCTCAGCGTCGGCCAGAAGGTGGCGGTGCAGTCGTCCGGCTCTGTCGCCTCGGTGGACGGCGTCGTGCGCCTGGTGCAGCCGGAGATCAACGCCACCACCCGCCTTGGCAAGGCGCGCATCGCGCTGCCGGACGGCAAGGGCCTCAGGGTCGGCGCTTTTGCGCGCGGCACGGTCGAGGTGGCCCACACCGAGGGACTGGTGCTGCCGGTGACGGCGGTGACCGACCAAGAGGGCGTGCCGACGGTGCAGGTGGTGAAAGATGGTGTCGTCGATACGCGCAAGGTCAAGACCGGCCTTACCGATGCCGGCCTCGTCGAAGTGAAGGACGGTGTCGCCGAGGGTGAACTGGTGGTTTCCAAGGCCGGTACGTTCCTGAGGGGCGGCGACAAGGTGAAGCCTCAGATCGTCGAGGGCATGGGAGTGAAGGGATGAACTGGAATTTTTCCGCCTGGGCGATCCGCAATCCCGTTCCACCCATCCTGCTGTTCGTCTGCCTGATCGCGCTGGGGCTCTATTCCTTCGCTCGGCTGCCGATCACCTTGATGCCCAACATCGACCTGCCGCTGATCTCGGTGACCATCACCGATTCCGGTTCGGCGCCGTCGGAGCTGGAAACGCAGGTGACCAAGCCGGTGGAGGATGCGCTCGCCGGCGTCAGCGGCGTGCGCCACATCACCTCGACGATTACCGATGGCGCGTCGACCACGGTGGTCGAGTTCAACCTCGATGTCGCGACCGACCGGGCGCTCAATGACGTCAAGGACGCCGTCGCAGAGATCCGTAGCGATCTGCCGGGGACGATCGACGAACCGATCAGCCGCCGCATCGACGTCGAGGGCCAGGCGATCATCACCTACGCGGCGGCCTCGCCGGCCATGACGCCCGAGGAACTGTCCTGGTTCGTCGACGACAAGGTGATCCGCGACCTGCAATCAGTGACCGGCGTCGGCCGTGTCGAACGCATGGGCGGCGTCAAGCGCGAGATCCAGGTGCAGATCGACCCCGACCGGCTGATGGCGCTCGGCATCACCGCCGCGCAAGTCAATTCGGCGCTGAAGGCGGTCAACATCGACCTGTCCGGTGGCAAGGGCGAAGTGGGCGGCCAGACGCAGGCCGTGCGCACGCTGGCCAGCGCCCATTCGCTCGCCGATCTCGCGGCGACGCGGCTGCCGCTCAGCGACGGCCGCAACATTCGCCTTTCCGACGTCGGCAAGGTGGTCGACCTTTGGGCCGAGCCGAAGTCGTTCGCCCGGCTCGACGGCCGGCCGGCCGTGGCTTTTGCCATCTACCGCGCCAAGGGGGCAAGCGATGCCTCCGTGTCGGTCGCCGTGGGCAAGGTGGTCGACAAGCTTTCCAAGCAATACCCCGATGTGCAGATGAAGCGCATCGACGATTCCACGGTGCAGACCTACAACAGCTTCGAGAACTCGATGAAGACGCTGATCGAGGGCGCGCTGCTCGCCGTCATCGTCGTCTTGCTGTTCCTGCGCGACATGCGCGCCACCATCATCTCGGCCATCGCGCTGCCGCTGTCGGCCATTCCCACCTTCTTTGCGCTCGACATCCTGGGCTTCTCGCTCAACATGGTGAGCTTGCTCGGCATCACGCTGGTGACCGGCATCCTGGTCGACGATGCCATCGTCGAGATCGAGAACATCGTCCGCCACATCCGCACCGGCAAGAAGCCCTATCGCGCCGCCGTGGAAGCGGCCGACGAGATCGGCCTGGCGGTGATCGCCATTTCGACGACCATCATCGCCATCTTCTCGCCGGTCAGCTTCATGCCCGGCATCCCCGGCCAGTATTTCCGGCAGTTCGGCCTGACGGTGGCCATCGCGGTGTTCTTCTCGCTGCTGACCGCCCGCCTGATCACGCCGATGCTGGCCGCCTATTTCATGAAGACGCCCTACACCGGCGACGGCGAGGATGGCCGGCCCGTCTATCGCGGCTTCGTGCGCACGGCGCTGCGTCGGCTGATCTGGTTCGTGCCGCTCGGCGTGCTCGCCTATCTCGGCATCAACTGGCTTGGGGATCACGGACCGCTGGGCGACAAGTCCGGCATCTTCGAGGGCATCGACGCCAGCGTCGATTTCCTGACCCATTCCGGCGGCGAGATGACGGCGCTGTGGGTGGCTGTCGGCGTGGTGTTCTTCGCGCTGTTCTCAGCCTGGCTCACCCGGCCGCACCCCGAAGAGCACGAGGGCGGGCCGTTCGTGCGCGCCTATGCCGCTTTCCTGAAGGTGACGCTATGGTCGCCGAGGGTGAAAGTGCGCGGCCACGTGCTGAGTGTGCCGGTGATGCCGGCCGTCACCATCGTCGCCTGCCTTGCCACCTTCGTGTTCGCCATGGGGCAGGCCGCCAAGCTGCCGACCGAGCTGTTCGCGCCGGGCGATCAGGCGCGCATCGTTACCTCCATCGAACTGCCGCCGGGCTCGACGCTCGACGACACCCAAGGCGTGACCGATACGATCAGCCAGCGCATGCACGCCCTCCCGGAAGTGAAGAGCGTGTTCGTGATGGGCGGCACCTCGCCGACCGGTACGCTGGAAACGCGCCGCGCCGCCGTCATCGTTCACCTGGTGCCGCGCGATGAGCGCACGCAGACGCAGAAGCAGATGGAATACAAGACGCAGCAAGTGCTGCGCACCATCCCCGACATCCGCTTCTTCTTCGTCAACGAGCGTGGCGACCGCGAGGCGACCGTCGGCGTGCTCGGCAAGGACGGTGGTGCCGTGGCCAAGGCCGCCACCGCGCTGGAGAACGACATGCGGGGCGACCCGATGTTCTCCAACCCGTCGGCGCTGTCGTCCTTTGCCCGGCCGGAGATCCGCGTGACGCCGCGCCCCGACATCGCCTCCGATCTCGGCGTGTCGACGGATGCGCTGTCGCAGACCTTGCGCGTCGCCACCGTCGGCGATGTCGATGCCAACCTCGCCAAGTTCACCGACGGCGACCGGCAGATCCCGGTGCGCGTCGAGCTCGACACGGCGGCGCGCGGCAACATCGAGACGCTGGCCGCCTTGAAGATCCCCACCGCCTCCGGCACGCCGGTGCCGCTGTCGGCGGTGGCCGACATTGGCTTCGGCCAGGGGCCGTCGACCATCGACCGCTATGACCGGGCGCGCCTCGTCAAGGTGGGCACCGATATGATGGCGGGCTATACCTCGGGCCAGGGCCTCGACAGGATTGCCGCGCTGCCGGCGGTGAAGGCCTTCCCGGCTGGCGTCTCCATCCAGAACACCGGCGATGCCGAGATCCAGCAGGAGATCTTCGAGGCCTTCGCGGTGGCGATGATCTCCGGCCTGAC is part of the Pleomorphomonas sp. PLEO genome and encodes:
- a CDS encoding efflux RND transporter permease subunit, producing MNWNFSAWAIRNPVPPILLFVCLIALGLYSFARLPITLMPNIDLPLISVTITDSGSAPSELETQVTKPVEDALAGVSGVRHITSTITDGASTTVVEFNLDVATDRALNDVKDAVAEIRSDLPGTIDEPISRRIDVEGQAIITYAAASPAMTPEELSWFVDDKVIRDLQSVTGVGRVERMGGVKREIQVQIDPDRLMALGITAAQVNSALKAVNIDLSGGKGEVGGQTQAVRTLASAHSLADLAATRLPLSDGRNIRLSDVGKVVDLWAEPKSFARLDGRPAVAFAIYRAKGASDASVSVAVGKVVDKLSKQYPDVQMKRIDDSTVQTYNSFENSMKTLIEGALLAVIVVLLFLRDMRATIISAIALPLSAIPTFFALDILGFSLNMVSLLGITLVTGILVDDAIVEIENIVRHIRTGKKPYRAAVEAADEIGLAVIAISTTIIAIFSPVSFMPGIPGQYFRQFGLTVAIAVFFSLLTARLITPMLAAYFMKTPYTGDGEDGRPVYRGFVRTALRRLIWFVPLGVLAYLGINWLGDHGPLGDKSGIFEGIDASVDFLTHSGGEMTALWVAVGVVFFALFSAWLTRPHPEEHEGGPFVRAYAAFLKVTLWSPRVKVRGHVLSVPVMPAVTIVACLATFVFAMGQAAKLPTELFAPGDQARIVTSIELPPGSTLDDTQGVTDTISQRMHALPEVKSVFVMGGTSPTGTLETRRAAVIVHLVPRDERTQTQKQMEYKTQQVLRTIPDIRFFFVNERGDREATVGVLGKDGGAVAKAATALENDMRGDPMFSNPSALSSFARPEIRVTPRPDIASDLGVSTDALSQTLRVATVGDVDANLAKFTDGDRQIPVRVELDTAARGNIETLAALKIPTASGTPVPLSAVADIGFGQGPSTIDRYDRARLVKVGTDMMAGYTSGQGLDRIAALPAVKAFPAGVSIQNTGDAEIQQEIFEAFAVAMISGLTIVFIVLILLFNSVFQPITILGSIPLSIGGVVVALLVSGYAVSMPVIIGILMLMGIVTKNAIMLVDFAVERQKHGLSEAEAIIDAGRKRARPIIMTTIAMVAGMYPAARGTGQGAEFMAPMATAVIGGLLVSTVLSLVFIPSFYLMINRLNRATAWLFGKLASPNESDEHEMRDEVRDAHDAPPAPARPHLVTSSAPLGPSPKLLGPDGMPLAAE